A genomic window from Gossypium hirsutum isolate 1008001.06 chromosome D12, Gossypium_hirsutum_v2.1, whole genome shotgun sequence includes:
- the LOC107929120 gene encoding potassium transporter 7 → MAEVGAGSGGSSSSRREEINGAGLSSMDSLESRWVFQDEDDSEIDDEEDDDDYDDAPHLAGVDSDDEDTQDQRLIRTGPRIDSFDVEALEVPSAPRSDYEDFGMGRKIVLAFQTLGVVFGDVGTSPLYTFSVMFSKAPINGNEDVIGALSLVIYTLILIPLIKYVLVVLWANDDGEGGTFALYSLICRHAKVSLLPNQLPSDARISSFRLKVPSAELERSLKIKERLETSLTLKKLLLVLVLAGTSMVIADGVVTPAMSVMSAVGGLKVGVDAIEQDEVVMISVAFLVILFSVQKFGTSKVGLAVGPALFIWFCSLAGIGIYNLLKYDTSVLKAFNPVHIYLYFKRNSVKAWYALGGCLLCATGSEAMFADLCYFSVQSIQLTFVFLVLPCLLLGYLGQAAYLINNPSGEEQPFFYSIPGGMFWPIFLVANIAALIASRTMTTATFSCIKQSTALGCFPRLKIVHTSRKFMGQIYIPVINWFLLVVCLIVVCSISSINEIGNAYGIAELGVMMMTTILVTIVMLLIWQINIVIVLSFVIFFLGLELTFFSSVLWSVTDGSWIILVFAVIMFLIMYIWNYGSKLKYETEVKQKLSMDLMRELGCNLGTIRAPGIGLVYNELAKGVPAIFGHFLTTLPAIHSMIIFVCIKYVPVPMVPQSERFLFRRVCPKSYHIFRCIARYGYKDVRKENHQTFEQLLIESIEKFIRREAQERQLESDGDEDTDNEEDTSLSRVLIAPNGSVYSLAVPLLAEFGSSSNNPISEASTSEEVTADLPVDPSISDAEHGLERELSFIRKAKESGVVYLLGHGDIRARKDSWFIKKLVINYFYAFLRKNCRRGIANLSVPHSHLMQVGMTYMV, encoded by the exons ATGGCGGAGGTCGGCGCCGGCAGCGGCGGAAGTTCATCTTCGAGGAGAGAAGAGATTAATGGCGCTGGATTATCTTCGATGGACTCTTTAGAATCTCGTTGGGTGTTCCAAGATGAGGACGATTCTGAGATCGATGACGAGGAAGATGACGACGACTATGACGATGCGCCGCATCTTGCTGGAGTAGATTCCGATGACGAGGATACTCAGGATCAGCGCTTGATTCGCACTGGACCACGCATCGATTCCTTCGATGTTGAAGCTCTCGAAGTCCCCAGTGCACCAAGAAGTGATTATGAG GACTTTGGTATGGGGAGGAAAATAGTTCTTGCCTTTCAGACACTTGGAGTTGTATTTGGAGATGTTGGAACAAGTCCATTATATACCTTCAGTGTGATGTTTAGCAAGGCACCTATCAATGGGAATGAAGATGTTATTGGAGCATTATCACTTGTTATATACACCTTAATCTTGATCCCCCTAATCAAATATGTCCTTGTGGTTCTTTGGGCAAATGATGATGGTGAAG GTGGTACTTTTGCATTGTACTCATTGATTTGTCGACATGCTAAGGTCAGCCTTCTCCCAAATCAGCTACCATCAGATGCTCGCATATCAAGCTTCAGGCTAAAGGTGCCATCTGCTGAACTTGAGAGATCACTTAAAATAAAGGAGAGACTAGAGACTTCATTGACTCTGAAAAAACTTCTTCTGGTGTTAGTGCTTGCCGGCACTTCTATGGTGATAGCTGATGGGGTTGTCACACCGGCAATGTCAG TGATGTCAGCTGTTGGTGGTTTAAAGGTTGGAGTTGATGCAATTGAGCAAG ATGAAGTGGTGATGATATCAGTTGCCTTTCTTGTGATTTTGTTCAGTGTACAGAAGTTTGGAACAAGTAAAGTGGGACTTGCTGTAGGCCCTGCTTTGTTCATATGGTTTTGTTCTCTAGCAGGCATTGGAATTTACAATCTTCTCAAGTATGACACCAGTGTCTTGAAGGCATTTAATCCTGTTCACATCTATTTATACTTCAAGAGGAACTCAGTTAAAGCTTGGTATGCTCTTGGCGGTTGTCTTTTATGTGCAACAG GGTCTGAGGCAATGTTTGCAGATCTTTGCTATTTTTCGGTGCAATCAATCCAG CTTACATTTGTTTTTCTCGTATTGCCTTGCCTATTGTTGGGTTATCTGGGTCAAGCTGCCTACCTTATTAATAATCCTAGTGGTGAAGAGCAGCCTTTCTTTTATTCAATTCCAG GTGGTATGTTTTGGCCAATCTTCCTCGTAGCTAATATTGCCGCTTTGATTGCCAGCCGAACTATGACAACAGCCACATTTTCATGCATAAAGCAATCAACTGCTCTTGGTTGTTTCCCTCGCCTGAAAATCGTTCATACATCTAGAAAGTTCATGGGTCAGATCTATATCCCAGTCATAAACTGGTTTTTGCTGGTAGTTTGCTTGATCGTTGTGTGCTCTATCTCCAGCATTAACGAGATTGGAAATGCATATG GTATAGCAGAGCTGGGAGTCATGATGATGACAACAATTTTAGTCACCATTGTCATGCTTCTCATATGGCAGATAAACATTGTAATTGTCCTGAGCTTTGTGATCTTTTTCCTGGGTTTGGAACTGACTTTTTTCTCCTCAGTTTTATGGAGTGTGACAGATGGAAGTTGGATAATCTTGGTTTTTGCTGTGATAATGTTTCTCATTATGTATATCTGGAATTATGGTAGCAAGCTTAAGTATGAAACTGAAGTGAAGCAAAAGCTCTCAATGGATTTGATGCGAGAATTGGGCTGCAATCTTGGGACAATTAGAGCTCCTGGCATTGGTTTGGTTTACAATGAGCTGGCAAAAGGAGTACCAGCTATATTTGGCCATTTTCTAACTACACTCCCTGCAATCCACTCCATGATCATCTTTGTCTGCATAAAGTATGTCCCTGTTCCTATGGTGCCTCAGAGTGAAAGATTCCTGTTCAGGCGAGTCTGCCCTAAGAGTTACCATATCTTTCGTTGCATTGCCAG GTATGGTTATAAGGATGTCCGTAAAGAAAATCACCAGACATTTGAGCAGCTGCTGATCGAGAGTATTGAGAAGTTCATTCGTCGAGAAGCTCAGGAAAGGCAATTGGAAAGTGATGGCGATGAAGACACTGATAATGAAGAGGATACCTCTCTCTCAAGGGTTCTCATAGCTCCCAATGGAAGTGTTTACTCACTTGCTGTTCCACTGTTGGCTGAGTTCGGGAGCTCTAGTAATAATCCCATTTCTGAAGCAAGCACCTCAGAGGAGGTGACGGCAGATTTGCCTGTAGATCCATCAATTTCTGATGCGGAGCATGGTTTAGAGAGGGAGCTATCGTTCATACGCAAAGCTAAGGAATCTGGAGTTGTTTATCTTCTTGGTCATGGAGATATTAGGGCAAGAAAGGATTCCTGGTTTATTAAGAAACTAGTTATCAATTACTTCTATGCTTTCTTGAGAAAAAATTGCAGGAGGGGCATTGCAAATTTGAGTGTGCCCCATTCGCATCTCATGCAGGTTGGCATGACTTACATGGTTTGA